Genomic segment of Murdochiella vaginalis:
CGGACGTGGAAGAGATCATGAAAAAGTATGATCGCGAATCCAACACCCGCATCTGGACCGGAACGCCGGCCATGATTATTAAATTTACGATGGCGGCTTTTGCCCTTTTCATGATCTGGCTGAACTTATTTGCTAACTGGGATGAACGCATTCGCCGTTGTATGTTTCTCGGCACCATCATCGTGTTTGCCTTCGTGATGTACCCCTTGCGAAAAGGGGATACTTCGCGTGTCAACCATATGCCATTTTATGACATTATTTTGATGCTCTTAGGAGCGGGCAGCTTTTTCTATTTCATTGTCAATTTCAAGGGAATCATCGATCAGGCGACTCGTATTCACCAGACCGAAATTATTCTGGGCATCATCGGCATTATTATTTTAGCGGAAGCCTGCCGACGCGTTGTAGGTCTGCCAATTCTCTTTGTCGCCGGCTTCTTTGTCATTTACTCGTTTGCACAGGGCAAAGCGTTGCGCGTCATTATTTACAACCTGTTCTACACTACGACAGGCGTCATTGGCACCCCGATTGGTGTTTGCTCCACCTACATTGTGCTTTTCATCATCTTTGGTGCGTTTCTCGAAGGCACGGGCATATCCGACTTCTTTATTCAGGTCGCTAACTCCGTAGCCGGTGCGTCCAAAGGCGGTCCGGCAAAGGTCGCCGTTATCTCCTCCGCTCTTTGCGGCATGGTTTCCGGTTCCTCCGTAGCCAACACCGTGACAACCGGATCCGTTACCATTCCGTTGATGAAGAAGACCGGTTACCGCAGTGAGTTTGCGGGCGCCGTGGAAGCGTCGGCCTCTACCGGCGGACAGATCATGCCGCCGATCATGGGCGCGGCCGCCTTCCTCATGTCGGAAATGGTTGGCGTTCCCTATGCGGAAATCGCGGTAAAGGCGATTCTTCCGGCGCTCCTGTACTTTCTCGGGATCTTCATTGCCGTTCATCTGGAAGCGCTTCGCACCGGCCTTATGGGCTTGAAAAAAGAAGACCTTCCGCATTTCGGGAAACTGGTTCTCAAACAAGGTTACCTGCTGTTGCCATTAATCATCCTCGTATGGATGGTCATGAATGGCTTTACAATGGCTCGTTCGGCCGTTATCGCTACGCTCGTGGCCATTGTGGTCAGTATGTTCCGTAAAGAGACGCGCATGACGCCGATGGGCTTTGTCAATGTGCTGGAAAATGGAACGAAAAATACCATCTCTGTAGCCATCGCCTGTGGCGTTGCCGGTATCATCGCCGGTGTTGTCACCATGACAGGTCTTGGTCAGGTGCTGATTTCCGCCATTGTCGGCTTGGCCAACGGAAAGCTTATCATCGCGTTAATGCTGACCATGGTCACTTGCATCGTCCTCGGCATGGGTGTTCCAACTACTGCGAACTACATAATTATGGCGACAACCTGCGCACCGATTCTGGTTTCCGGCATGGGCGTCAACGCGATTGCTGCCAATATGTTCGTTTTCTACTTCGGCATCATCGCCGACATCACGCCGCCGGTTGCACTTGCTGCATACGCCGGCAGTGCAATTGCCCGCTCCAATCCGATGAAGACGGCATTAACCGCGACGCGTCTGGCCATTGCAGCCTTTATCGTGCCGTATATCTTTGTGATGAGTCCGGCCTTGCTCTTTATCGATACACAGCTGGTTGATATTATTCTGATCGTTATCACATCGATCATCGGACTCTTCGGTGTATCGGCCGGTCTTGCCGGTTTTGTTTACACCAAGATGCCGATTTGGCAGCGGGTGCTTTCC
This window contains:
- a CDS encoding TRAP transporter permease, yielding MTDEIKKTSDPAPEVEDTGTGTMADVEEIMKKYDRESNTRIWTGTPAMIIKFTMAAFALFMIWLNLFANWDERIRRCMFLGTIIVFAFVMYPLRKGDTSRVNHMPFYDIILMLLGAGSFFYFIVNFKGIIDQATRIHQTEIILGIIGIIILAEACRRVVGLPILFVAGFFVIYSFAQGKALRVIIYNLFYTTTGVIGTPIGVCSTYIVLFIIFGAFLEGTGISDFFIQVANSVAGASKGGPAKVAVISSALCGMVSGSSVANTVTTGSVTIPLMKKTGYRSEFAGAVEASASTGGQIMPPIMGAAAFLMSEMVGVPYAEIAVKAILPALLYFLGIFIAVHLEALRTGLMGLKKEDLPHFGKLVLKQGYLLLPLIILVWMVMNGFTMARSAVIATLVAIVVSMFRKETRMTPMGFVNVLENGTKNTISVAIACGVAGIIAGVVTMTGLGQVLISAIVGLANGKLIIALMLTMVTCIVLGMGVPTTANYIIMATTCAPILVSGMGVNAIAANMFVFYFGIIADITPPVALAAYAGSAIARSNPMKTALTATRLAIAAFIVPYIFVMSPALLFIDTQLVDIILIVITSIIGLFGVSAGLAGFVYTKMPIWQRVLSVIGGLLLIYPGIVTDIAGVALVGTVLALQYLNGKKQKEQATA